Proteins co-encoded in one Ananas comosus cultivar F153 linkage group 15, ASM154086v1, whole genome shotgun sequence genomic window:
- the LOC109721291 gene encoding transcription factor SAC51-like: MGKDHDPWHQVPHSSPWGFGTLNCGNNLGPPTIAQENTNSMGFPAYVDPSGAATFSVNGAVPFPLYHNPMIAAFGLQEITSSQRKFTAFDQSRNQTSLIYTSVAAPLITSQGAANPLYMDLQGSNETNVTDGNGVEEMHEDTEEIDALLYSDSEDYVDEEEAKEEEEEASTGHFPVIISKERSIEEVASSKTLPTKKRRLDSELDASLVDTASSARVFYSKDDGDVESSCVGAGNKREEAGDKREKEEEEEEKEISNEPSYYPNKRIKRERIRETVGLLRRIIPGGKGKDAATILDEAISYLKSLKLKTMAFGAASASTSAL, from the coding sequence ATGGGCAAGGATCACGACCCTTGGCACCAAGTACCCCATTCTTCTCCATGGGGATTCGGTACTTTGAACTGCGGTAATAATCTCGGCCCGCCCACTATCGCACAAGAGAACACCAATTCTATGGGTTTTCCGGCGTATGTTGACCCTTCTGGGGCCGCCACTTTCTCCGTTAATGGAGCTGTACCCTTTCCCCTGTATCACAATCCGATGATTGCGGCATTTGGGCTCCAAGAAATCACCTCTTCTCAGAGGAAGTTTACGGCTTTTGATCAGTCCAGGAATCAAACAAGCCTGATCTATACTTCTGTGGCTGCACCTTTGATTACTTCGCAGGGCGCGGCGAACCCATTATACATGGATTTGCAGGGGAGTAATGAAACGAATGTTACCGACGGAAATGGTGTTGAGGAGATGCACGAGGACACggaggagattgatgcgctccTCTATTCGGATTCTGAAGACTATGTTGACGaagaggaagcaaaagaagaagaagaagaagctagCACGGGGCACTTCCCCGTTATCATATCCAAGGAAAGGAGCATAGAGGAGGTCGCAAGCTCAAAAACTCTACCGACAAAGAAACGAAGGCTTGATTCGGAGCTCGACGCATCACTTGTCGACACTGCGAGCTCTGCGAGAGTTTTCTACAGCAAGGATGACGGTGATGTAGAGTCAAGTTGTGTGGGAGCAGGCAACAAGAGAGAAGAAGCAGGTGATAAgagggagaaagaagaagaagaagaagaaaaagagatatcTAATGAACCCAGTTACTACCCGAATAAGCGAATTAAGAGGGAGAGGATACGGGAGACTGTAGGGTTATTGCGAAGGATCATACCGGGCGGTAAGGGTAAAGACGCAGCCACCATTCTCGACGAAGCCATAAGCTATTTAAAATCTCTCAAGCTGAAAACTATGGCTTTCGGAGCTGCTTCTGCTTCTACAAGCGCACTGTAG
- the LOC109721331 gene encoding SEC12-like protein 2: MARGRREIPPCSKTYGFPIYCAAWVPLSQISAAAAADDDHDNDKRGEGGGGGDPSLPRHKGDRLLVTLGGGGGEGRSGVPNALVVSHFDLRSRSLSDQPVFRMGTDADVPYRMAVHPGGDGIICSFPKNCRLFKWDFSESEETLSLRSPGETLENLEDGGLQLALSFNEEGSILATGSEDGRLMVFKWPSMESVLEETVANTTVKDLDFSSDGKFLASLRNSGPCKVWDLASSKVVANLSREDGEIFSFCRFSRSRADSQVLFVTAMHGDQGKIISWNTTSWKRIGTKRIVRDPISAFNISSDGKLMAIGTTEGSIEVLSSANMQVQTRVKKAHLGIVTALVFSHDSRALLSSSFDSTARVTTIETRKSNGFSAWIIILVIILAILVYFMKSKQTL, from the exons ATGGCGAGGGGGCGTCGGGAGATCCCGCCCTGTTCGAAGACCTACGGCTTTCCCATCTACTGCGCCGCTTGGGTCCCCCTCTCCcagatctccgccgccgccgccgccgacgacgaccaCGACAACGACAAGAGAGgagaaggaggcggcggaggagatccaTCTCTGCCGCGTCATAAGGGCGATCGTTTACTTGTGACgctcggcggaggcggcggcgaggggcgTAGTGGGGTTCCCAACGCCCTTGTCGTCTCCCACTTCGATCTCCGCTCCCGATCCCTTTCTGATCAACCG GTGTTTAGGATGGGAACTGACGCCGATGTGCCATATAGGATGGCGGTGCATCCGGGTGGTGATGGCATCATCTGCTCATTTCCAAAGAATTGCAG GTTGTTTAAATGGGACTTTTCAGAAAGTGAGGAAACTCTGTCTCTGAGATCTCCGGGAGAGACATTAGAAAATCTGGAAGATGGTGGTTTGCAGTTGGCATTATCCTTCAACGAAGAAGGTTCAATACTTGCAACTGGTAGTGAG GACGGGCGTTTGATGGTCTTCAAATGGCCCAGTATGGAAAGTGTTCTTGAAGAAACTGTTGCTAATACAACTGTGAAGGATTTGGATTTCAG TTCTGATGGAAAGTTTCTTGCATCACTGAGGAACAGCGGCCCGTGCAAGGTTTGGGATTTAGCATCATCAAAGGTTGTAGCCAATCTATCAAGAGAAGAT GGCGAAATTTTCAGCTTCTGCAGGTTCTCTCGCAGCAGAGCTGATAGTCAGGTCCTCTTTGTCACTGCAATGCATG GTGATCAAGGAAAAATAATCTCTTGGAATACTACCTCATGGAAGAGAATTGGAACAAAGAGGATAGTCCGTGACCCAATTTCTGCATTTAATATATCATCTGATGGTAAACTCATGGCGAT TGGGACAACCGAAGGGAGTATCGAAGTTCTATCCTCCGCAAATATGCAGGTGCAGACAAGAGTTAAAAAAGCACACCTTGGCATTGTGACCGCATTGGTTTTCTCCCATGATTCAag GGCATTACTGTCTTCATCTTTTGACTCCACTGCAAGGGTGACAACCATTGAAACCAGGAAGAGTAATG GCTTTAGTGCGTGGATTATTATTCTGGTTATTATACTTGCTATTCTGGTATATTTCATGAAGTCGAAGCAAACCCTTTAA
- the LOC109720882 gene encoding protein DCL, chloroplastic — protein sequence MAEETPQIPESTGGDAPSDAGGDVVDMEVETGNPQNPTVKVEDEPSGAEDPEENGVGEVKREREEGDEVEEGEEGALKKPKVESSVEEERLEKVEAKGEGGEEAKGEEEEEEEEEDEGEEEKKESTAANLGPKVFSSSVEMFDYFYKLLHTWSPNLDVNKYEHMVLLDLLKKGHAEPDKKIGAGIEAFQVRYHPTWKSRCFFVLRVDGSVDDFSFRKCVDHIIPLPENMKALSASGGGKGFDGKKAGGHHKGGRGGGRWGGKGGRGRGRRGKF from the exons ATGGCGGAAGAGACCCCGCAGATCCCCGAATCCACCGGGGGAGACGCGCCTTCCGATGCAGGAGGAGATGTGGTGGACATGGAGGTCGAAACCGGGAATCCGCAAAACCCTACCGTTAAGGTAGAGGACGAGCCCAGTGGAGCCGAGGATCCTGAGGAGAATGGGGTTGGTGAggtgaagagggagagagaagagggagatgaagtagaggagggagaagaagggGCTTTGAAGAAGCCCAAGGTGGAGAGCTCCGTGGAGGAGGAGAGGCTCGAGAAGGTGGAGGcgaagggagagggaggagaggaggcgaagggggaagaagaagaagaagaagaagaggaagatgagggggaggaggagaagaaggaatcgACCGCGGCGAATCTCGGGCCGAAGGTGTTTAGCTCATCGGTGGAGATGTTTGATTACTTCTACAAGCTCCTTCACACGTGGTCTCCGAATCTCGATGTGAATAAG TATGAGCACATGGTGTTGCTGGACTTATTGAAGAAGGGCCACGCAGAACCAGACAAGAAGATCGGCGCAGGGATTGAAGCGTTCCAGGTCCGTTACCACCCAACATGGAAGAGCCGCTGCTTCTTCGTCCTTCGAGTTGACGGATCCGTGGATGATTTCAGCTTCCGCAAATGTGTTGATCATATAATCCCCTTGCCTGAGAACATGAAGGCCTTATCAGCTTCTGGTGGCGGCAAAGGGTTCGATGGCAAGAAGGCCGGTGGGCATCACAAGGGGGGACGTGGAGGGGGCCGGTGGGGAGGGAAAGGAGGGCGAGGCCGGGGAAGGAGAGGCAAGTTTTGA
- the LOC109721332 gene encoding protein CutA 1, chloroplastic: MALQNIFRSLSISSPPHPRRPSSSPAPSLHYRAPLVRALCVLSIGALTALACKTGCAHSQRRLSFLGSRFGTQASAAGMAAESSTVPSIVVYVTVPNREAGKKLSESIIKERLAACVNIVPGIESIYWWEGKVQSDSEELLIIKTRESLLDALTEHVKANHEYEVPEVIALPINGGNLKYLEWLKNSTREK; the protein is encoded by the exons ATGGCACTCCAAAACATTTTTAGATCCCTCTCGATCTCGTCCCCTCCCCACCCTCGTCGACCCTCGTCCTCCCCCGCCCCATCCCTCCATTACCGAGCTCCTCTCGTTAGGGCTTTGTGCGTGCTAAGCATCGGCGCTCTCACCGCGCTCGCGTGCAAAACGGGGTGCGCTCACTCCCAACGCCGCCTCTCCTTTCTCGG GTCAAGGTTTGGCACTCAAGCATCAGCCGCTGGAATGGCAGCCGAGTCCTCCACTGTCCCTTCTATAGTCGTCTATGTTACTGTTCCCAACAGAGAAGCAG GCAAGAAGCTTTCTGAGAGCATCATCAAGGAAAGGCTTGCTGCATGTGTCAATATAGTGCCAG GAATCGAATCTATTTACTGGTGGGAGGGGAAG GTACAATCAGATTCTGAAGAATTACTTATTATCAAGACGAGGGAATCTCTTCTAGATGCTTTGACTGAACATGTTAAAGCCAACCATGAATATGA GGTCCCCGAAGTCATAGCATTGCCAATAAATGGCGGTAATCTCAAGTACTTGGAATGGCTTAAAAACAGTACCAGGGAGAAATGA
- the LOC109721484 gene encoding berberine bridge enzyme-like 15: protein MERTKLTPLVVSTILALLFSSSSATWEFVEYLTFLSCLTFHSPFLTNTHNLLHTKFSPLYKPILQSSLQNLRFSSSSTPKPRYILTPSNSGQVHASVVCSRKHSLQIRVRSGGHDYEGLSSQADVPFVLVDLVNLRRIEIDLESNTAWVQSGATLGELYYEIGSKSRTLAFPAGVCATIGVGGHLSGGGKGFLTRKYGLAADNVLDAIVVNARAQVLDRESMGEDLFWAIRGGGAASFGIVVAWKIKLVPVPPKVTVFTIPVTLEQGATDLAYKWQHVAPKLPEDLYIRAFFRVGENTKGSRTIVALFTALYLGNADQLEPILNSSFPELGVSSEHLQEKRWIETVQYFAGNKRGEKLEDLKNRYWAEKGYWVAKSDFVSEPISKESLRALWEVMLKGEPGLLFWDPYGGKMESVSESETPFPHRKGNLYNIQYYSKWQKAGDGEEKAHREWINSVYNFMTPLVTKNPRGAYLNYRDLSLGSNGGDGFASFEDAKVWGESYFKGNFKRLARIKAKVDPENYFRNEQSIPPLFD, encoded by the exons ATGGAAAGGACAAAATTGACACCTCTAGTTGTCTCTACAATTCTCGCTCTCTTGTTTTCGAGCTCTTCGGCGACATGGGAATTTGTAGAATATCTAACATTTCTCAGTTGCCTTACATTCCATTCTCCCTTTCTAACAAATACACACAATTTGCTACATACCAAATTTTCGCCGTTATATAAACCTATTCTTCAATCATCCCTGCAAAACCTGCGGTTTAGTTCCTCGTCGACGCCGAAACCTCGATACATTCTCACACCGTCTAACTCGGGCCAAGTGCATGCTTCAGTTGTTTGCAGTAGAAAGCACAGCCTGCAAATAAGAGTTCGAAGCGGAGGTCACGACTACGAGGGTTTGTCTTCTCAAGCGGACGTCCCTTTCGTCCTTGTCGATCTCGTCAATCTTCGACGTATTGAGATCGACCTGGAAAGTAACACTGCTTGGGTTCAATCAG GTGCGACACTCGGCGAGCTATACTATGAAATTGGTAGCAAAAGTAGGACATTAGCTTTCCCCGCCGGAGTTTGTGCAACTATAGGCGTCGGCGGGCATCTCAGTGGGGGCGGAAAGGGTTTCTTAACAAGAAAGTACGGTCTCGCTGCCGATAATGTTTTAGATGCAATCGTAGTCAATGCTCGCGCTCAG GTTCTTGATAGAGAATCCATGGGAGAGGACCTCTTTTGGGCCATCCGAGGCGGCGGAGCTGCGAGTTTTGGTATTGTTGTTGCATGGAAGATCAAGTTGGTTCCGGTCCCTCCTAAGGTGACCGTGTTCACTATCCCCGTAACACTAGAACAAGGCGCAACCGATCTAGCTTATAAGTGGCAACATGTTGCACCTAAACTCCCCGAAGATCTATACATTCGAGCATTCTTTAGGGTCGGCGAAAACACTAAAGGATCAAGAACCATCGTAGCTCTTTTCACCGCATTGTACCTTGGAAATGCTGATCAACTAGAACCAATTTTGAATTCAAGCTTCCCAGAATTAGGAGTAAGTTCCGAGCATCTCCAAGAAAAGAGGTGGATAGAGACCGTCCAGTACTTTGCTGGAAACAAAAGGGGAgaaaaattagaagatttgaAGAACAGGTATTGGGCAGAAAAAGGATACTGGGTTGCAAAATCAGATTTTGTTTCTGAACCAATTTCAAAGGAGAGCTTAAGAGCTCTATGGGAGGTGATGCTAAAAGGTGAACCTGGTTTGTTGTTTTGGGATCCTTATGGTGGAAAAATGGAAAGTGTATCTGAATCCGAGACGCCGTTTCCGCATAGAAAAGGGAACTTATACAACATTCAATACtacagcaagtggcaaaaggcagGAGATGGTGAAGAGAAAGCGCATAGAGAATGGATTAACAGTGTTTACAATTTTATGACTCCTCTTGTTACAAAGAATCCAAGGGGTGCTTATCTTAATTACAGAGATTTGAGCTTAGGAAGCAATGGTGGCGACGGATTTGCAAGCTTTGAGGATGCCAAGGTTTGGGGCGAAAGTTATTTTAAGGGTAATTTCAAACGATTAGCGCGTATTAAAGCTAAGGTTGATCCAGAAAACTACTTCAGGAATGAGCAAAGCATTCCTCCGTTATTTGATTAA
- the LOC109721333 gene encoding uncharacterized protein LOC109721333: MSYDTSSRNQGESLLFWTRLVCYQDQLMKHLPRSYIKHLKIIHALASLNFQSGFTIHHYAGDGYVILDLICHVFWTRIISLLSTSISFSLQCLNLPSIWV; the protein is encoded by the exons ATGTCCTATGATACGTCATCCAG AAACCAGGGGGAATCATTGCTCTTCTGGACGAGACTTG TATGCTACCAAGATCAACTCATGAAACATTTGCCCAGAAGTTATATCAAACATTTAAAGATCATCCACGCTTTAGCAAGCCTAAATTTTCAGTCTGGCTTCACCATCCATCATTATGCTGGTGAT GGCTACGTTATATTGGATCTAATTTGTCATGTATTCTGGACGAGAATTATCAGCCTCCTGTCGACTTCAATATCATTTTCCCTGCAATGCTTGAACTTGCCATCGATTTGGGTTTAG